In Lotus japonicus ecotype B-129 chromosome 5, LjGifu_v1.2, one genomic interval encodes:
- the LOC130717419 gene encoding uncharacterized protein At4g15970-like: MWFRDPFPRFHLDADFQIACDHFTGRFDDVENRPNGGFNFVKSNNRSIEFYKFWYSSRETYPGYHDQDVLNFIKVHPFITDIGLKMRFLDTANFGGLCEPSRDFNQVCTMHANCCFGMNSKLHDLGIMLQDWKHYLSLPPSLKKLSVLSWRVPQNCSLDSLRHHGSPEKSAQD, translated from the exons ATGTGGTTCAGGGACCCATTTCCTCGGTTTCATCTTGATGCAGATTTCCAAATAGCCTGTGATCATTTCACAGGTCGCTTCGATGATGTAGAGAACAGACCGAATGGAGGGTTCAACTTTGTAAAGTCTAATAATAGGTCAATAGAGTTCTACAAATTCTGGTACTCTTCACGAGAAACCTATCCTGGATATCATGATCAAGATGTTCTTAACTTTATCAAGGTTCATCCTTTCATTACTGATATTGGACTGAAGATGAGATTTTTGGATACAGCTAATTTTGGTGGGCTTTGTGAACCAAGTAGGGATTTCAACCAGGTCTGTACGATGCATGCAAATTGTTGCTTTGGAATGAACAGCAAGCTTCACGATCTTGGAATAATGCTTCAGGATTGGAAACATTATTTGTCCTTGCCTCCAAGTTTGAAGAAGTTGTCGGTTCTTTCCTGGAGAGTTCCCCAGAACTGCAG CCTTGATTCTCTCAGGCACCATGGTTCACCAGAGAAAAGTGCTCAAGATTAA
- the LOC130717416 gene encoding uncharacterized protein At4g15970-like, protein MTTPFRFDAADSAADMLPEAKVLHLRRTLAAALFFAVVSLSCLILFRDVNSYRFFSTFRSSYPLAGFPSIFPSASTDSNATSNEYPLEKILNDAAMEDRTVILTTLNEAWAAPNSVIDLFLQSFRIGDRTSRLLNHLVIIALDQKAFARCQVIHAHCFSLVSEETDFHKEAYFMTPSYLMMMWRRIDFLRSVLEMGYNFVFTDADIMWFRDPFPRFHLDADFQIACDHFTGRFDDVENRPNGGFNFVKSNNRSIEFYKFWYSSRETYPGYHDQDVLNFIKVHPFITDIGLKMRFLDTANFGGLCEPSRDFNQVCTMHANCCFGMNSKLHDLGIMLQDWKHYLSLPPSLKKLSVLSWRVPQNCSLDSLRHHGSPEKSAQD, encoded by the exons ATGACGACGCCGTTCCGCTTCGACGCCGCTGACTCCGCCGCGGATATGTTGCCGGAGGCCAAAGTCCTCCATCTTCGCCGCACCCTAGCCGCTGCTCTCTTCTTCGCCGTCGTTTCTCTCTCTTGCTTAATCCTCTTCAGAGATGTTAATTCCTACCGATTCTTCTCCACCTTTCGTTCCTCCTATCCTCTGGCTGGTTTTCCAAGCATCTTTCCATCTGCATCCACCGATTCTAACGCG ACTAGCAATGAATATCCACTTGAAAAAATTTTGAATGATGCTGCTATGGAGGACAGGACTGTTATCTTGACCACATTAAATGAAGCATGGGCAGCTCCAAATTCAGTAATCGATCTATTCCTTCAGAGCTTTAGAATAGGAGATCGCACCAGTAGGCTTTTAAACCATTTGGTAATCATTGCATTGGACCAAAAAGCATTTGCACGCTGTCAGGTTATACATGCCCATTGCTTTTCTCTTGTTAGTGAAGAAACTGACTTTCATAAAGAAGCATACTTTATGACTCCTAGCTACTTGATGATGATGTGGAGACGGATTGATTTCCTACGATCTGTTCTAGAGATGGGATACAATTTTGTATTCACG GATGCCGACATTATGTGGTTCAGGGACCCATTTCCTCGGTTTCATCTTGATGCAGATTTCCAAATAGCCTGTGATCATTTCACAGGTCGCTTCGATGATGTAGAGAACAGACCGAATGGAGGGTTCAACTTTGTAAAGTCTAATAATAGGTCAATAGAGTTCTACAAATTCTGGTACTCTTCACGAGAAACCTATCCTGGATATCATGATCAAGATGTTCTTAACTTTATCAAGGTTCATCCTTTCATTACTGATATTGGACTGAAGATGAGATTTTTGGATACAGCTAATTTTGGTGGGCTTTGTGAACCAAGTAGGGATTTCAACCAGGTCTGTACGATGCATGCAAATTGTTGCTTTGGAATGAACAGCAAGCTTCACGATCTTGGAATAATGCTTCAGGATTGGAAACATTATTTGTCCTTGCCTCCAAGTTTGAAGAAGTTGTCGGTTCTTTCCTGGAGAGTTCCCCAGAACTGCAG CCTTGATTCTCTCAGGCACCATGGTTCACCAGAGAAAAGTGCTCAAGATTAA
- the LOC130717418 gene encoding pentatricopeptide repeat-containing protein At2g35130-like translates to MQHMGCEPDRASYNILVDAYGRAGFLNDAEAVFEDMKRVGITPTMKSHMVLLSAFSKTGNVSKCEDILNQMCKSGLKLDTFVLNSMLNLYGRLGQFGKMEEVLTVMENGSCEADISTYNILINRYGQAGFIDKMEGLFQLLHSKGLKPDVVTWTSRIGAYSKKKLYVRCLEIFEEMIDSGCYPDGGTAKVLLAACSNEDQTEQVTTVIRTMDKDIKTVLTPV, encoded by the exons ATGCAGCACATGGGATGTGAACCAGATAGAGCCTCCTATAATATCTTGGTAGATGCATATGGCAGAGCAGGTTTTCTAAATG ATGCCGAAGCTGTATTTGAAGACATGAAAAGAGTGGGAATAACACCAACAATGAAATCCCACATGGTACTTTTATCTGCCTTTTCCAAAACTGGCAATGTGAGTAAATGTGAGGACATTCTCAACCAAATGTGCAAATCTGGCCTGAAACTAGACACTTTTGTTCTAAACAGCATGCTGAACTTGTATGGACGGTTAGGCCAATTTGGAAAGATGGAAGAAGTTTTGACAGTGATGGAAAATGGATCATGTGAAGCTGATATTAGCACATACAATATCTTGATAAATAGGTATGGTCAAGCTGGATTCATTGACAAAATGGAAGGCCTATTTCAATTGTTGCATAGTAAAGGTTTGAAACCTGATGTGGTGACTTGGACTTCACGTATTGGAGCATACTCTAAAAAGAAGCTTTATGTAAGGTGCTTAGAAATATTTGAAGAAATGATTGATTCTGGTTGCTACCCTGATGGAGGAACAGCTAAGGTGCTCCTTGCAGCATGCTCCAATGAAGATCAGACTGAGCAGGTTACTACTGTGATTAGAACAATGGACAAGGATATCAAAACTGTTCTGACACCAGTATAA
- the LOC130717413 gene encoding probable leucine-rich repeat receptor-like protein kinase At1g35710 gives MKLLLPLMLFYAFALMVITAGNQEAGALLRWKASLDNQSQLFSWTSNSTSPCNWLGIQCESSKSISMLNLTSVGLKGTLQSLNLSSFPKLYSIDLSINSLYGVIPRQLGLMSNLETLDLSANYLSGIIPSSIGNLSKLSYLYLGQNDLSGPIPSSIGNLTEFKELDLFSNKLTGAIPSSIGNLVNLDSIALSENQLSGSIPPTIGNLTKVKLLYLYTNQLSGPIPPAIGNLVNLDSIDLSENQLSGSIPPTIGNLTKVKLLYLYTNQLSGPIPPAIGNLVNLDSIDLSENKLSGTIPSTIGNWTKVKLLYLFMNQLTCLIPPSIGNLVNLEDLGLSVNKLSGPIPSTIKNWTMLRGLHLYSNELTGPILPSIGNLVNLEEVELGENKLYGSVPSTIGNLIKLKILALYSNALSGNLPIEMNMLTNLESLQLGDNNFTGHLPHNICVGGKLENFSASNNQFSGPVPRSLKNCSSLIRVRLEQNQLIGNITDAFGVYPSLNYFELSENNLYGHLSPNWGKCNNLTVLKVSHNNLSGSVPPELGEATNLQVLNLSSNHLSGKIPKDLGNLKLLIKLSISDNHLSGNIPIQLTSLQELDTLDVAANNLGDFMPAQLGRLPKLSYLNLSQNKFEGSIPVEFGQIKVLQSLDLSGNFVGGVIPPVLSQLKLLETLNLSHNNLSGVIPSSFGEMFSLTTIDISYNQLEGLVPSIPTFQKAPYDAFRNNKGLCGNTSTLEPCSTSSGKSHNKILLVVLPITLGTVILALFVYGVSYYLYYTSSAKTNDSAELQAQNLFAIWSFDGIMVYENIIEATEDFDSKHLIGEGVHGCVYKAELSNGLVVAVKKLHSLPYGEMSNLKAFSSEIQALTDIRHRNIVKLYGFCSHSLHSFLVYEFLEKGSVDKILRDDYQATAFDWNMRMNVIKDVANALRYMHHDCSPPIVHRDISSKNILLDLEYVAHVSDFGTAKLLNPNSANWTSFAGTFGYAAPELAYTMEVNPKCDVYSFGVLALEILFGKHPGDFISSLNVAGSTLEVISFIDKLDVRPPHPIHCVFKEVVSMARIVIACFTESPRSRPTMEQVCKELAMSNSSIMG, from the exons ATGAAGCTTCTTCTACCATTAATGCTCTTCTATGCCTTTGCATTAATGGTCATCACTGCAGGTAATCAGGAGGCAGGTGCTCTCTTAAGGTGGAAAGCCAGCCTTGACAACCAAAGCCAGCTCTTTTCATGGACAAGTAACAGTACTAGTCCATGTAATTGGCTGGGAATTCAATGTGAGTCGTCCAAATCTATCTCCATGCTGAATCTTACAAGTGTTGGACTCAAAGGTACACTTCAAAGCCTCAACTTGTCATCATTTCCAAAACTCTACAGCATAGATCTAAGCATCAACTCCTTGTATGGAGTTATTCCTCGCCAACTTGGGTTGATGTCCAACCTGGAAACTCTTGATTTGTCAGCTAACTACCTCTCTGGTATCATTCCTTCCAGCATTGGCAACCTTTCCAAACTCTCGTATCTTTATCTCGGTCAAAATGATCTCTCTGGACCAATTCCTTCCAGCATTGGAAATTTGACAGAGTTCAAGGAATTAGATTTATTCTCAAATAAGCTCACCGGTGCTATTCCGTCTTCCATAGGTAACTTGGTCAATTTGGATTCTATTGCCCTTAGTGAAAATCAACTCTCTGGGTCAATTCCTCCCACCATCGGAAACTTGACAAAGGTTAAGTTATTATACTTATACACAAATCAGCTCAGTGGTCCAATTCCACCTGCCATAGGTAACTTGGTCAATTTGGATTCAATTGACCTTAGTGAAAATCAACTCTCTGGGTCAATTCCTCCCACCATCGGAAACTTGACAAAGGTTAAGTTATTATACTTATACACAAATCAGCTCAGTGGTCCAATTCCACCTGCCATAGGTAACTTGGTCAATTTGGATTCAATTGACCTTAGTGAAAATAAACTATCTGGGACAATCCCTTCCACCATCGGAAACTGGACAAAAGTCAAGTTATTATATTTATTCATGAATCAACTCACTTGTCTAATTCCACCTTCCATAGGAAACTTGGTCAATTTGGAAGATCTCGGGCTTAGTGTAAATAAACTCTCTGGACCAATTCCTTCCACCATCAAAAACTGGACAATGCTAAGAGGATTACACTTATACTCAAATGAACTCACCGGTCCAATTCTACCTTCCATAGGTAACTTGGTCAATTTGGAAGAGGTCGAGCTTGGTGAAAATAAACTATATGGGTCAGTTCCTTCCACCATCGGAAATTTAATAAAGCTCAAGATATTAGCTTTATACTCAAATGCACTTAGTGGAAACCTTCCAATAGAGATGAACATGCTTACCAATTTGGAAAGTTTGCAGTTAGGTGACAATAATTTCACAGGCCATTTACCTCACAACATTTGTGTCGGTGGTAAGTTGGAAAACTTCAGTGCTAGCAATAACCAGTTCTCGGGCCCTGTTCCAAGGAGCCTGAAGAATTGCTCGAGCCTTATAAGAGTTAGGCTTGAACAAAACCAGCTAATTGGGAACATAACAGATGCTTTTGGTGTATATCCAAGTTTGAACTACTTTGAATTGAGTGAAAACAATTTATATGGCCACCTTTCACCAAACTGGGGAAAGTGTAATAACCTCACAGTCCTTAAAGTCTCCCACAATAATTTATCAGGTAGTGTACCACCAGAGCTGGGTGAGGCAACCAATTTACAAGTTCTTAACTTGTCCTCGAACCATTTGTCAGGAAAAATTCCAAAAGACCTAGGCAACTTGAAGTTGTTGATCAAACTCTCGATAAGTGATAATCATCTTTCAGGAAATATTCCCATTCAACTGACATCGTTGCAGGAACTAGATACCTTGGATGTTGCAGCAAATAATTTAGGTGACTTCATGCCAGCACAACTTGGAAGGCTGCCAAAGCTATCGTATTTGAATTTGAGTCAAAATAAGTTTGAGGGAAGTATACCTGTTGAGTTTGGCCAAATAAAGGTTCTTCAAAGTCTTGATCTTAGTGGGAATTTTGTGGGCGGTGTCATACCACCTGTGCTTTCACAACTGAAATTGTTAGAAACATTGAATCTCTCTCATAATAATCTTTCGGGAGTAATTCCCTCAAGCTTTGGCGAGATGTTTAGTTTGACAACTATTGATATATCATATAACCAATTAGAAGGCCTAGTTCCAAGCATTCCAACCTTCCAAAAAGCTCCGTATGATGCATTCAGAAATAACAAAGGCTTGTGTGGTAACACATCTACCTTGGAGCCTTGCTCAACATCAAGTGGCAAATCTCATAACAAAATCTTGTTGGTAGTTTTACCCATTACTTTGGGCACTGTAATACTAGCACTTTTTGTTTATGGCGTCTCATATTATCTCTACTACACTTCAAGTGCCAAAACGAACGATTCTGCAGAATTACAAGCTCAAAATCTATTTGCTATATGGAGTTTTGATGGAATAATGGTGTATGAGAACATTATTGAAGCCACAGAAGATTTTGACAGCAAACATCTCATTGGGGAAGGAGTACATGGATGTGTTTACAAAGCAGAATTGTCCAATGGTCTAGTTGTGGCTGTGAAGAAACTTCATTCTTTACCATATGGTGAAATGTCTAATCTAAAAGCTTTTTCAAGTGAGATCCAAGCTTTGACGGATATCCGACATCGTAACATTGTGAAGTTATATGGCTTTTGTTCACATTCACTACACTCATTTTTAGTTTATGAGTTCTTGGAGAAGGGTAGTGTTGACAAGATTCTAAGAGATGATTATCAAGCAACTGCATTTGATTGGAATATGAGGATGAATGTCATTAAGGATGTAGCTAATGCTTTACGCTATATGCATCATGATTGCTCACCTCCAATTGTTCATCGCGACATATCCAGCAAGAATATTCTTTTGGATTTAGAATATGTGGCTCATGTCTCAGACTTCGGAACAGCTAAGCTTCTTAATCCTAATTCAGCAAATTGGACCTCATTTGCAGGCACATTTGGATATGCTGCTCCAG AACTAGCTTACACGATGGAAGTAAATCCGAAATGTGATGTGTACAGTTTTGGAGTATTAGCATTGGAAATACTTTTTGGAAAGCATCCCGGTGATTTTATATCCTCACTCAACGTTGCAGGCTCAACACTTGAAGTCATATCTTTTATAGATAAGTTGGACGTACGTCCCCCTCATCCTATACATTGTGTTTTTAAGGAGGTGGTATCAATGGCAAGGATAGTTATTGCTTGCTTCACTGAAAGCCCACGTTCTCGCCCTACCATGGAGCAAGTTTGCAAGGAGCTTGCAATGTCAAACTCTTCTATAATGGGTTAG